A stretch of the Capsicum annuum cultivar UCD-10X-F1 chromosome 10, UCD10Xv1.1, whole genome shotgun sequence genome encodes the following:
- the LOC124887826 gene encoding uncharacterized protein LOC124887826 — translation MFEGVEAGDSCWYVEEGRVGGRWAWTVKRKRFWEALDEVVRGMPSSEKIIVEGDFNGHIGVLPEGYGDVYEGYGFGEKNEERVALLDFVRTFGMVVVNLSFTKKEDHLVTFQNVIAKMQIDFLMLKNGDRVLCKDCKVIPSKNLSTQHGLLLMDLGLKKNKKRRGREGRPRIKWKGLTPVSMLEIGKTAAELKV, via the exons ATGTTCGAGGGGGTTGAGGCTGGGGACAGTTGTTGGTATGTGGAAGAAGGGAGGGTTGGTGGGAG GTGGGCTTGGACGGTGAAGAGGaagcggttttgggaggctttagaTGAAGTGGTAAGAGGCATGCCTAGCTCAGAGAAGATTATTGTAGAAGGGGATTTCAATGGTCACATCGGGGTATTACCGGAAGGCTATGGGGATGTGTATGAGGGTTATGGTTTTGGGGAGAAAAATGAAGAGAGAGTTGCTCTGTTGGACTTTGTGAGGACCTTTGGGATGGTGGTAGTGAATTTGAGCTTTacaaagaaggaggatcacctggtCACCTTCCAAAACGTAATAGCTAAGATGCAGATTGACTTTCTGATGCTTAAGAATGGGGATAGGGTACTGTGTAAGGATTGCAAGGTCATCCCGAGTAAGAACCTCTCGACCCAACACGGGCTTCTGTTAATGGATTTGGGCttaaagaagaataagaagagaagggGCAGAGAGGGTCGTCCTAGAATAAAGTGGAAAGGCTTGACACCAGTAAGTATGCTGGAGATAGGGAAGACGGCGGCGGAGTTGAAGGTGTAG